A genomic stretch from Erysipelothrix sp. HDW6C includes:
- a CDS encoding glycosyltransferase family 2 protein, which yields MESLVSIVVPVYNGAESISQTIKSVLEQTYKNLELVVIDDGSTDNTASVIQSFEDNRIVLKQITNGGVSNARNVGIEIAKGAYISFLDSDDSYELDYIENMLNHIQYTNSDLCFCGYNVVSVDSRQPRDTSFKTNNVLEDYLLGKIAVQTAGWLVKKSVLDDNTIRFVENISWGEDIEFFSEVISMSKSIVSVEQYLVNYLIDGDDQQLSAFSLDKIDRDYESIMRMVASKHVNSNSRIERILLGYRLPALLVYRMKTALERGYSIQDVQSYYQKYSKEAGVNAWNNGLRSIKLYLTQRTLRKQLKDKFS from the coding sequence ATGGAATCATTAGTATCGATTGTAGTGCCCGTTTATAATGGTGCAGAATCCATAAGTCAAACAATCAAGTCCGTGCTTGAGCAGACATATAAAAATTTGGAATTGGTAGTCATTGATGATGGAAGTACTGATAACACCGCTTCAGTCATTCAATCATTCGAAGATAATCGTATCGTCCTTAAACAGATAACAAATGGTGGTGTTTCGAATGCTAGAAATGTAGGAATTGAAATTGCTAAAGGTGCATATATCTCATTTTTAGATTCAGACGACTCTTATGAACTAGATTATATTGAAAACATGCTTAACCATATACAATATACAAATAGTGATCTTTGCTTTTGCGGATACAATGTAGTTAGCGTCGACTCACGCCAACCACGTGACACATCGTTTAAAACAAACAATGTATTGGAAGATTATTTGCTTGGTAAAATCGCAGTTCAAACAGCCGGGTGGCTTGTTAAAAAATCTGTATTGGATGATAATACAATACGTTTTGTTGAAAATATCTCCTGGGGCGAGGATATAGAGTTCTTCTCTGAAGTTATTTCAATGAGTAAAAGCATCGTTAGCGTCGAGCAATACTTAGTTAACTATTTGATTGATGGGGACGATCAGCAATTATCAGCATTTTCTCTAGATAAGATTGATCGCGATTATGAATCTATCATGAGAATGGTGGCATCAAAACATGTTAATTCAAATTCTAGGATTGAACGTATCCTGTTAGGATATCGCTTACCCGCATTGCTGGTTTATCGTATGAAAACGGCACTTGAGAGAGGCTATAGTATTCAGGATGTTCAGTCATACTATCAAAAATATTCTAAAGAAGCAGGAGTTAATGCTTGGAATAATGGACTGCGAAGTATAAAATTGTATCTTACTCAACGAACCTTGAGAAAGCAATTAAAGGATAAATTTTCATAA
- a CDS encoding ABC transporter permease, which yields MKKQRRFGGFFALGAMLLFFYGPILVMMIFSFNDSRSLTSWAGFSTQWYTKLFESRDMMDAVRNSVTIAILATLISTVVGTLTAIGISKHKPLVKKLFLAVNNFPVLNPEIVTAISLMLLFASVQVFEKGYITMLIAHITFCTPYVIMTVLPKLRSLDPSLADAAMDLGATPFKALTKVILPQLTPAIISGALIAFTMSFDDFVISYFVTGNGVSNISILVYTMSKRINPTINALSTIIVVIITIALVLINVVPLFVKKDKRKVVTE from the coding sequence ATGAAAAAACAACGTCGCTTTGGAGGGTTCTTTGCACTTGGTGCAATGTTGCTCTTCTTCTATGGACCGATTCTTGTTATGATGATTTTCTCATTCAATGACTCGCGTTCCCTAACCTCATGGGCAGGATTCTCAACACAATGGTATACCAAGTTGTTTGAAAGTCGTGACATGATGGATGCAGTGCGTAACTCTGTTACCATTGCGATTTTAGCAACATTGATTTCAACTGTTGTTGGAACGCTAACTGCAATTGGTATTTCCAAACACAAACCACTCGTCAAGAAACTCTTCCTTGCCGTTAACAACTTCCCAGTTTTAAACCCTGAGATTGTTACAGCGATAAGTTTGATGCTCTTGTTCGCATCCGTACAAGTGTTTGAAAAAGGGTATATAACCATGTTAATTGCCCACATTACATTCTGTACACCGTACGTCATCATGACAGTACTTCCAAAATTACGCTCATTAGATCCAAGTTTAGCCGATGCGGCAATGGACCTGGGAGCGACGCCATTCAAAGCGTTAACGAAAGTTATCCTACCGCAATTAACACCGGCAATTATATCCGGCGCCTTGATTGCATTCACAATGTCATTTGATGACTTTGTGATCTCATACTTTGTAACGGGTAATGGGGTCAGCAATATTTCGATTCTTGTTTATACAATGTCGAAACGTATTAATCCAACCATTAACGCATTGTCGACCATTATTGTTGTGATTATTACCATTGCACTCGTATTAATAAATGTCGTCCCTCTCTTTGTAAAGAAGGACAAAAGAAAGGTGGTTACTGAATGA
- a CDS encoding ABC transporter permease produces MKQYRKLITPYVVWMALFIVLPMLFVLIYALTTKGNAVISLQFTLENFKKFFDPVFVKVLVESLRIALITTVICLIIGYPLAYIISRRSDRTQTLLILLVTIPMWINMLVRTYAWISILSDVGIINNVLGFFGIPPLKMMYTDFAVILGMVYNFLPFMIIQIYTVLSKMDESLVQASYDLGANRFQTFRKVIFPLSLSGVISGITLVFLPSLSTFIIPKFLGGGSYVLIGNLIENQFINIGDYNFGSAISLIMAVLILVSMHFANKFDRDQAEELPKGGKL; encoded by the coding sequence ATGAAGCAATATCGTAAGCTGATTACCCCTTATGTAGTATGGATGGCCTTATTTATTGTACTGCCGATGTTGTTTGTGCTTATCTATGCATTGACGACAAAAGGGAACGCAGTTATCTCACTGCAGTTTACGCTCGAAAACTTTAAGAAATTCTTTGACCCCGTATTCGTAAAGGTACTTGTTGAGTCTTTAAGAATTGCATTAATCACAACTGTAATTTGTTTGATTATTGGTTATCCATTGGCATACATTATTTCACGTCGAAGTGATCGGACACAAACATTACTGATTCTCTTGGTAACCATTCCAATGTGGATTAACATGTTGGTACGTACGTATGCATGGATTAGCATTCTTTCCGATGTTGGAATTATTAATAACGTTTTGGGATTCTTCGGAATTCCCCCACTTAAGATGATGTACACAGATTTCGCAGTTATCCTGGGAATGGTATACAACTTCTTACCATTTATGATTATTCAAATTTATACAGTTCTATCGAAGATGGACGAGTCACTTGTTCAGGCAAGTTATGATTTGGGAGCCAACCGCTTCCAAACATTTCGCAAGGTTATTTTCCCACTGTCACTATCCGGTGTTATTTCGGGAATCACTCTTGTATTCTTACCTTCGCTCTCGACGTTTATTATTCCAAAATTCTTGGGTGGAGGAAGCTATGTCTTGATTGGTAATCTTATTGAGAACCAGTTCATTAATATTGGTGACTATAACTTTGGATCCGCAATATCACTAATTATGGCGGTACTCATCTTAGTATCCATGCACTTCGCAAACAAGTTTGATCGTGATCAAGCTGAGGAACTTCCAAAGGGAGGTAAACTCTAA
- the potA gene encoding spermidine/putrescine ABC transporter ATP-binding protein, which translates to MDRDLLIQFKNIVKNFDDQLVLKGINLDIFENEFVTLLGPSGCGKTTLLRILGGFLEQSSGEVYFDGIEISGLPAYKREINTVFQRYALFPHLNVYDNIAFGLRIKKEDEGVIKQKVERMLDLVGLKGFEKRSVTLMSGGQQQRIAIARALVNEPMVLLLDEPLGALDLKLRKEMQHELKEIQRDVGITFVYVTHDQEEALTMSDKIVVMNEGEIQQIGTPMDIYNEPENRFVANFIGDSNILEAIMIRDNLVEFDGIEFECVDHGFDENEKVDVVIRPEDIDIVDVDLGKLVGTVESILFKGVHYEIVVATENREFKIHTTDVSEVGKEVGIHFFPEDIHVMYTMESY; encoded by the coding sequence ATGGACAGAGATTTATTAATTCAATTCAAAAATATTGTCAAAAACTTTGATGATCAATTAGTTCTTAAAGGCATTAATTTGGATATTTTTGAGAATGAATTTGTAACATTACTGGGACCGTCAGGTTGTGGTAAGACGACACTACTTAGAATCTTAGGGGGATTCTTGGAACAGAGTTCTGGGGAAGTTTATTTTGATGGCATCGAAATATCCGGACTACCAGCCTATAAACGAGAAATTAACACCGTATTCCAACGGTATGCATTGTTTCCGCATTTAAATGTGTATGACAACATCGCGTTTGGATTACGAATTAAAAAAGAAGATGAAGGTGTTATCAAACAAAAAGTTGAGCGCATGCTGGATCTTGTAGGACTTAAAGGATTTGAGAAACGAAGCGTTACGCTGATGTCGGGGGGGCAACAGCAACGAATTGCGATTGCGCGCGCGCTTGTTAACGAACCTATGGTATTGCTTCTGGATGAGCCTCTAGGAGCCCTAGACCTTAAGTTACGAAAAGAGATGCAACACGAACTCAAGGAAATTCAACGTGATGTAGGGATTACCTTCGTCTACGTTACCCATGATCAAGAAGAAGCCTTAACAATGTCTGATAAGATCGTAGTTATGAACGAGGGTGAAATCCAACAGATTGGAACACCGATGGATATCTACAACGAGCCAGAAAACCGATTTGTTGCGAATTTTATTGGGGATTCAAATATTCTTGAAGCAATCATGATTCGTGATAATTTAGTCGAATTTGACGGAATTGAATTTGAATGTGTGGACCATGGTTTTGATGAGAATGAAAAAGTCGATGTGGTCATCCGTCCTGAAGATATTGATATTGTTGATGTTGATTTGGGAAAACTTGTGGGTACTGTTGAGTCAATCTTGTTCAAAGGTGTCCATTATGAAATTGTTGTTGCAACTGAAAATCGTGAATTCAAAATTCATACAACGGATGTTTCTGAAGTTGGAAAAGAAGTTGGCATCCACTTCTTCCCTGAAGACATTCATGTCATGTACACGATGGAGTCGTATTAA
- a CDS encoding ABC transporter substrate-binding protein: MKKLAVALLALFILVGCGSGSGEAKQELRVFNWGEYIDESLITEFEKEFNVKVIYDKFESNEAMYTKLQDGSKYDILVPSDYMTQRMREEGLLQKVDYSKVPNYENVLPNLKGRHMDPTNEYTVPYFWGNVGILYNKNNVDVADLESQGWNILMNEKYKGKLYFYDSERDAFMIALKAHGYSMNTTDPAELEVAYNWLVDMRKTMDAIYVTDEVIDGMATGVKDMAVMYSGDANYVLSENPDMAFYSPAEGTNTWVDAMVIPANAPNPELAHTWMNYMIDAESSKAITEAIGYTSPIQSVIDDVTGPGGTYEGIASYVTRTGYAKDEEFFYDADMKVILSDYWQRIKATN; the protein is encoded by the coding sequence ATGAAAAAATTAGCAGTAGCATTATTAGCATTATTTATTTTAGTCGGTTGTGGCTCAGGATCGGGCGAAGCAAAACAAGAACTCCGTGTATTCAACTGGGGTGAGTATATTGACGAAAGCTTGATTACTGAGTTTGAGAAAGAATTTAATGTCAAAGTTATCTACGATAAGTTTGAATCCAATGAAGCAATGTATACAAAATTACAAGATGGCTCAAAATATGACATCTTAGTACCTTCTGACTACATGACACAACGTATGCGTGAAGAAGGTCTCTTACAAAAAGTTGATTACTCAAAGGTTCCAAATTATGAAAATGTCCTTCCAAATCTTAAAGGACGTCATATGGATCCAACGAACGAATACACGGTTCCTTATTTCTGGGGAAATGTAGGTATTCTTTACAATAAAAATAACGTTGATGTCGCTGACTTGGAATCCCAAGGTTGGAACATCTTAATGAATGAAAAATACAAAGGTAAACTCTATTTCTACGATTCAGAACGTGATGCATTCATGATTGCTCTAAAGGCACATGGATACTCAATGAACACAACAGACCCTGCAGAACTTGAAGTTGCTTATAATTGGTTAGTTGATATGCGTAAAACAATGGACGCCATCTACGTAACTGATGAAGTTATTGATGGAATGGCAACGGGTGTTAAAGATATGGCTGTCATGTATTCTGGGGACGCAAACTATGTTCTAAGCGAAAATCCAGATATGGCATTCTATTCACCAGCAGAAGGAACAAATACATGGGTTGATGCCATGGTAATTCCTGCAAATGCACCAAATCCTGAACTTGCACACACGTGGATGAACTACATGATCGACGCAGAGAGCTCAAAAGCAATCACAGAGGCAATTGGTTATACAAGTCCAATTCAGTCCGTTATTGACGACGTAACAGGGCCAGGGGGCACCTACGAAGGAATCGCTTCCTATGTAACCCGTACAGGCTATGCAAAAGACGAAGAATTCTTCTACGATGCAGACATGAAAGTGATCCTCTCAGATTACTGGCAACGCATTAAAGCCACTAATTAG